The following coding sequences are from one Novosphingobium sp. Gsoil 351 window:
- the trmD gene encoding tRNA (guanosine(37)-N1)-methyltransferase TrmD, translated as MTFSAAVLTLYPEMFPGPLGMSLAGRALTDGAWSLDAVHIRDFATDRHRTVDDTPAGGGAGMVLRADIVARAVDHATVLHPANPVIAMTPRGAPLTQARIRELASGPGVTILCGRFEGFDERLFEARPAIEQVSLGDIVLSGGEPAAIALLDACIRLLPGVMGAPSSGTEESFEDGLLEYPHYTRPQQWEGRTIPEVLRSGDHAKIAAWRKRQAEIDTRLRRPDLWERHTGARDQPASGARREKKDQVE; from the coding sequence ATGACCTTCTCCGCCGCCGTTCTCACTCTCTATCCGGAGATGTTTCCCGGGCCGCTCGGCATGTCGCTCGCTGGGCGGGCGCTGACCGACGGCGCGTGGTCGCTCGACGCCGTCCACATCCGCGACTTCGCCACCGACAGGCACCGCACCGTCGATGATACCCCAGCGGGTGGCGGGGCGGGGATGGTGCTGCGCGCGGATATCGTCGCGCGAGCGGTCGATCATGCCACGGTGCTCCACCCCGCCAACCCGGTCATCGCGATGACCCCGCGCGGCGCACCGCTGACCCAGGCGCGCATCCGCGAGCTTGCCTCCGGCCCTGGCGTCACCATCCTGTGCGGGCGCTTCGAGGGCTTCGACGAACGCTTGTTCGAGGCCCGCCCCGCCATCGAACAGGTCAGCCTCGGCGACATCGTCTTGTCCGGCGGAGAGCCCGCTGCGATCGCGTTGCTCGACGCTTGCATTCGCCTGCTCCCCGGCGTAATGGGCGCGCCTTCCAGCGGGACCGAGGAATCGTTCGAGGACGGACTTCTCGAGTACCCGCACTATACCCGGCCCCAGCAATGGGAAGGGCGCACGATCCCCGAAGTGCTGCGATCGGGGGATCATGCGAAGATCGCGGCCTGGCGGAAACGGCAGGCGGAGATCGACACACGGTTACGCAGGCCGGACCTTTGGGAGCGCCACACCGGCGCTCGGGACCAGCCTGCCTCTGGCGCGCGGCGTGAAAAGAAGGACCAGGTCGAATGA
- the dapF gene encoding diaminopimelate epimerase produces the protein MRVEFTKMHGLGNDFVVLDARTTPLAMTNGLAHALADRKTGIGCDQLIVLVPSTAADLGMRIFNADGGEVESCGNASRAVTMLLGHAARIETLGGVITGEPEPGGAAVDMGKPRFEWQDIPLAYAMDTLALPVGWEDLESPVAVNVGNPHVVFFVPDCDAVDLERLGPQIEHDPLFPERINVNVATVHDGGLRLRVWERGVGLTRACGTGACASAVAAIRRGLTSRDVAVTLPGGTLHIAWPMAGAVRMSGAASESFRGSFDLADYT, from the coding sequence ATGCGCGTCGAATTCACCAAGATGCATGGCCTTGGCAACGATTTCGTCGTGCTCGATGCGCGCACGACCCCGCTGGCGATGACCAACGGCCTGGCCCACGCGCTCGCCGATCGCAAAACCGGGATCGGCTGCGACCAGCTCATCGTTCTCGTCCCTTCGACCGCTGCCGACCTCGGCATGCGGATCTTCAACGCCGATGGCGGCGAGGTGGAAAGTTGCGGCAACGCCAGCCGCGCGGTGACGATGCTGCTGGGCCATGCAGCGCGGATCGAAACCTTGGGCGGGGTCATCACTGGCGAGCCCGAGCCTGGCGGCGCGGCGGTCGACATGGGCAAGCCGCGCTTCGAATGGCAAGACATCCCGCTGGCCTACGCGATGGATACTCTGGCCCTTCCGGTGGGTTGGGAAGACCTGGAAAGCCCGGTCGCGGTCAACGTCGGCAACCCGCATGTGGTGTTCTTCGTACCCGATTGCGACGCAGTCGATCTCGAGCGGCTCGGCCCGCAAATCGAACACGATCCGCTGTTTCCAGAGCGGATCAACGTCAACGTCGCCACCGTTCACGACGGCGGACTGAGGCTGCGGGTGTGGGAGCGTGGTGTCGGGTTGACCCGCGCCTGTGGCACCGGCGCATGCGCCAGCGCCGTCGCCGCGATCCGCCGCGGGCTGACCTCGCGCGACGTAGCGGTCACGCTTCCCGGAGGCACGCTGCATATCGCCTGGCCGATGGCCGGGGCGGTGCGGATGAGCGGGGCGGCGAGCGAGAGTTTCCGGGGGAGTTTCGATCTGGCGGACTATACCTGA
- a CDS encoding MiaB/RimO family radical SAM methylthiotransferase, producing the protein MADQASSVQVVTLGCRLNHAESARLAVALRERRGTVVVNTCAVTAQAVRQSRRAVRHARGQGLRVIATGCAATIDPKGFAALADEVLPNSAKPESALPASADRVHTRAFVPVQNGCDHACTFCIIPQGRGPSRSRPIAAVVDEIAVLAETGVGEVVLTGVDLTSYAAPNLGTLVAKILARVPALPRLRLSSLDGVEIDPLLFELIVGEPRVMPHVHLSLQSGDDLILKRMKRRHARSDAVRLVERLKTARPEIAIGADIIAGFPTESATAHASNLSLIEQCAIVHGHVFPYSPRPGTPAARMPQVDPVVVRERAAGLRAAVATRRERWLAGKVGTVEAVLAEQDGTGHAPDFARYRLPEAIPPGTVAMLRATSVGDGLLLGEAA; encoded by the coding sequence ATGGCCGACCAGGCGAGCTCGGTGCAGGTGGTCACGCTAGGCTGCCGCCTCAACCACGCCGAAAGCGCACGACTGGCCGTCGCGTTGCGTGAACGGCGTGGCACGGTCGTGGTCAATACCTGCGCCGTCACCGCGCAAGCCGTGCGTCAGAGCCGCCGCGCGGTGCGGCACGCGCGAGGACAGGGGCTGCGCGTGATCGCTACCGGCTGCGCGGCAACGATCGATCCCAAAGGATTTGCAGCGCTGGCGGACGAAGTGCTGCCCAATTCCGCCAAGCCGGAGAGCGCGCTTCCTGCTAGCGCCGACCGGGTGCACACGCGCGCGTTCGTGCCGGTCCAGAACGGGTGCGACCACGCCTGCACATTCTGCATAATCCCCCAGGGCCGCGGCCCCAGCCGCTCGCGACCGATCGCTGCGGTGGTGGATGAGATCGCGGTGCTGGCTGAAACCGGCGTCGGCGAAGTCGTACTCACCGGGGTGGATTTGACCAGCTACGCCGCCCCCAACCTCGGCACGCTCGTCGCCAAGATCCTTGCCAGGGTGCCGGCCCTGCCCCGCCTGCGGCTGTCCTCGCTCGACGGGGTGGAGATCGATCCGCTGCTGTTCGAGCTCATCGTGGGCGAGCCGCGGGTCATGCCGCACGTCCACCTCTCGCTGCAATCGGGCGACGACCTGATCCTCAAGCGGATGAAGCGCCGCCACGCACGTAGCGACGCGGTTCGACTCGTCGAGCGGCTCAAGACGGCCCGCCCCGAGATCGCAATCGGTGCCGACATCATCGCCGGGTTCCCGACCGAGAGCGCTACGGCGCACGCCAGCAATCTTTCACTGATCGAACAATGCGCCATCGTCCATGGCCATGTCTTCCCTTATTCACCCCGCCCCGGGACCCCGGCGGCGCGGATGCCGCAAGTCGATCCGGTCGTGGTGCGCGAGCGCGCGGCCGGACTGCGCGCCGCGGTGGCGACGCGGCGCGAGCGCTGGCTGGCCGGCAAGGTCGGCACCGTCGAGGCGGTGCTTGCCGAGCAGGACGGCACTGGCCACGCCCCCGATTTTGCCCGTTACCGGCTGCCCGAGGCTATTCCTCCTGGAACCGTTGCCATGCTGAGGGCCACATCGGTCGGCGATGGTCTGCTGCTGGGTGAAGCAGCATGA
- the ffh gene encoding signal recognition particle protein gives MFDSLSDRLSTVFDKLRGRGALSEDDVRAAMREVRIALLEADVALPVVRRFVDRVTEAAIGQQVLRSVTPGQQVVKIVNDELIATLGGDDGKSSELDLNAAPPVVILMAGLQGSGKTTSTAKIAKVLKERHGKKVLMASLDVYRPAAQEQLRVLGEQIDVATLPIVDGQMPVAIASRALQSAKLQAVDVLLLDTAGRLHVDPALMDELKAVEAATRPRETLLVVDALTGQDAVNVAQSFAGQVELTGVVLTRMDGDARGGAALSMRAVTGKPIKFAGTGEKLDGIESFDPARVAGRILGMGDIVSIVEKAAATIQQDEAEKLAGRLAKGQFDLEDLRTQLRQMTKMGGLGMLAGLMPGMKQAKQALAQSGDDKVLQRMEAIIGSMTPKERSRPELLNARRKIRVAKGAGVQVQDVNRVLKMHKDMSGAMKQLRKMGGLKGLGALFGKGGIPGMGGGGMGGSPGLGGGGGQLPGLGGGGLPGNLNDLLKR, from the coding sequence GTGTTCGACAGCCTGTCCGATCGCCTCAGCACCGTCTTCGACAAGCTGCGTGGCCGCGGCGCGCTCAGCGAGGACGACGTCCGCGCCGCAATGCGCGAAGTGCGGATCGCGCTGCTCGAGGCTGACGTCGCGCTGCCGGTGGTGCGGCGGTTCGTCGACCGGGTGACCGAGGCGGCGATCGGCCAGCAAGTGCTGCGCTCGGTGACGCCGGGTCAGCAGGTCGTCAAAATCGTCAACGACGAGCTGATCGCGACGCTGGGCGGCGACGACGGCAAGTCATCAGAGCTCGACCTCAACGCCGCCCCGCCGGTGGTGATCCTGATGGCCGGGCTTCAGGGATCGGGCAAGACCACCAGCACCGCCAAGATCGCCAAGGTGCTGAAGGAGCGACACGGCAAGAAGGTGCTGATGGCGTCGCTCGACGTCTATCGCCCCGCCGCACAGGAACAGCTCCGCGTGCTCGGCGAGCAAATCGACGTCGCCACGCTGCCGATCGTCGATGGCCAGATGCCGGTGGCGATTGCCTCCCGTGCGTTGCAGTCGGCCAAGCTCCAGGCGGTCGATGTTCTGCTGCTCGATACCGCCGGGCGGCTCCACGTCGATCCCGCGCTGATGGACGAGCTGAAAGCGGTCGAGGCCGCCACCCGGCCGCGCGAGACGCTGCTGGTGGTCGATGCACTGACCGGGCAGGACGCCGTCAACGTCGCGCAGAGCTTTGCCGGACAGGTCGAGCTGACCGGCGTCGTGCTCACCCGGATGGACGGCGACGCGCGCGGCGGTGCGGCGCTTTCGATGCGCGCGGTCACTGGTAAGCCGATCAAGTTTGCCGGCACGGGCGAAAAACTCGACGGCATCGAGAGCTTCGATCCTGCGCGCGTAGCGGGTCGCATTCTCGGGATGGGCGACATCGTCTCGATCGTCGAGAAGGCGGCGGCGACGATCCAGCAGGACGAGGCGGAGAAGCTCGCGGGGCGGTTGGCCAAGGGCCAGTTCGATCTCGAAGACTTGCGTACCCAGCTGCGCCAGATGACCAAGATGGGCGGCTTGGGCATGCTCGCTGGTCTGATGCCGGGGATGAAGCAGGCAAAGCAAGCCTTGGCGCAAAGCGGCGACGACAAGGTGCTCCAGCGGATGGAGGCGATCATCGGTTCGATGACCCCCAAGGAACGCAGCCGTCCCGAACTGCTCAACGCCAGGCGCAAGATTCGCGTCGCCAAGGGGGCGGGTGTGCAGGTGCAGGACGTCAACCGGGTGCTCAAGATGCACAAGGATATGAGCGGGGCGATGAAGCAGTTGCGCAAGATGGGCGGCCTGAAGGGCTTGGGCGCCTTGTTCGGCAAGGGCGGAATTCCCGGCATGGGCGGCGGCGGAATGGGTGGATCGCCCGGCCTCGGCGGAGGAGGCGGCCAGCTGCCCGGCCTGGGTGGCGGCGGGCTTCCCGGCAACCTCAACGATCTTCTCAAGAGATAA
- a CDS encoding bifunctional diguanylate cyclase/phosphodiesterase: protein MDQGEIELSHPSPATDPAHVADVAQTRVGKAQRDVVALGLAAAAIIMFVGTGGSVLPQVVRAWTQGGQGPDGMLVNALLLNIALIIFGWRRYNDLTREVDERREAEKRACLLALTDPLTGCFNRRSIGPKTDELLAVAKSRGQAVAFLLFDLDNFKAINDLNGHVAGDALLNAAALRVSRLLPPENVLARLGGDEFAAVITFDPANPATIDRLADRLLETVAMPFQHEGLSLETTISIGIASSDKTRSGDGRIDAQALLHNADIAMYHAKKQGRNCHYWFEPEMANELRFRSELETGIRRGLTRGEFVPYYEQQIDLETGELVGFEMLARWRSPALGLVSPEIFIPIAEEIGAIAEMSEQLIAQALRDASTWDPSLTISVNISAIQLRDPWFAQRILKLLVEANFPASRLEIEITESCLHENVGVVRSLVTSLKNQGVAISLDDFGTGYSSLAQLRSLPFDRIKIDRSFVSSINASKDASTIVKSITSLGEGMNLPITAEGIESPEVLAELRTMGKYKGQGYLYGRPVDATTVAQMLAEKGLLVTERTTQLDLKPDGPIDAPAWSGTHG from the coding sequence ATGGACCAGGGGGAAATCGAGTTGTCGCATCCGTCGCCCGCGACCGACCCTGCCCACGTGGCGGACGTCGCTCAAACGCGCGTCGGCAAGGCCCAGCGCGATGTCGTCGCGCTGGGCCTTGCCGCCGCGGCGATCATCATGTTCGTGGGCACGGGCGGGAGCGTCCTGCCGCAGGTCGTCCGGGCTTGGACCCAAGGCGGCCAGGGCCCCGACGGGATGCTGGTCAATGCGTTGCTCCTGAACATCGCGCTGATCATCTTCGGCTGGCGGCGGTACAACGATCTGACACGCGAGGTCGACGAACGCCGCGAGGCCGAGAAGCGCGCGTGTCTGCTCGCCCTGACCGACCCGCTGACCGGCTGCTTCAACCGGCGCAGCATCGGACCCAAGACCGACGAATTGCTCGCGGTGGCCAAATCCCGCGGTCAGGCGGTAGCGTTCCTGCTGTTCGATCTCGACAACTTCAAGGCGATCAACGATCTCAACGGTCATGTCGCCGGCGACGCGCTGCTCAATGCCGCGGCGCTGCGGGTCAGCCGGCTGCTACCGCCCGAAAACGTACTGGCGCGACTTGGCGGGGACGAATTCGCGGCGGTGATCACTTTCGACCCGGCGAACCCGGCAACTATCGACCGCCTCGCCGACCGCCTCCTCGAAACCGTCGCCATGCCCTTTCAGCACGAGGGGCTGTCGCTCGAAACGACGATCTCGATCGGCATCGCGAGCAGCGACAAGACTCGGTCGGGCGATGGACGGATCGATGCACAGGCGCTGCTGCACAACGCCGACATCGCGATGTACCACGCAAAGAAGCAGGGCCGGAACTGTCATTACTGGTTCGAACCCGAGATGGCCAACGAGCTGCGCTTTCGCAGCGAGCTGGAAACCGGCATCCGCCGCGGCCTGACCCGCGGCGAATTCGTGCCGTATTACGAACAGCAGATCGACCTCGAGACCGGCGAACTGGTCGGCTTCGAGATGCTGGCACGGTGGCGCTCGCCCGCACTGGGGCTGGTCAGCCCCGAGATCTTCATCCCGATCGCCGAGGAAATCGGCGCCATCGCCGAGATGTCCGAACAACTCATCGCCCAGGCCCTGCGCGATGCCTCCACTTGGGATCCCTCGCTGACGATCTCGGTCAATATCTCGGCCATCCAGTTGCGCGATCCATGGTTCGCTCAGCGCATCCTCAAGCTGCTGGTGGAGGCCAATTTCCCCGCCAGCCGCCTCGAGATCGAGATCACCGAGAGCTGCCTTCACGAGAACGTCGGCGTGGTCCGCTCGCTCGTCACGAGCCTCAAGAACCAGGGCGTGGCGATCAGCCTCGACGATTTCGGGACCGGCTATTCGAGCCTTGCCCAACTCCGCTCGCTGCCGTTCGACCGGATCAAGATCGATCGTAGCTTCGTCTCGTCGATCAACGCGAGCAAGGACGCTTCGACCATCGTCAAGTCGATTACCTCGCTGGGCGAAGGGATGAACCTGCCGATCACCGCCGAGGGAATCGAAAGCCCCGAGGTACTCGCCGAACTGCGCACGATGGGCAAATACAAGGGCCAGGGCTATCTCTATGGCCGCCCGGTCGACGCGACGACCGTGGCGCAAATGCTCGCCGAAAAGGGTCTGCTGGTCACCGAGCGCACTACTCAGCTCGATTTGAAGCCCGACGGACCGATCGATGCGCCCGCGTGGTCGGGAACGCACGGCTGA
- the ftsY gene encoding signal recognition particle-docking protein FtsY, translating into MSGESWTDRLFGGFRKTSERLTENLSGIVTKARLDDAQLDAIEDALILSDLGPRAAARIRDKLANERFDRGLTDEAIKQAVADEIAAILRPVAKPLEIVAFPRPQVILVIGVNGSGKTTTIAKLAHLFQEQDYGVMLAAGDTFRAAAIGQLRVWAERLEVPIIAGAEGGDPASIVFDALREATATGIDALVVDTAGRLQNKRELMEELAKIRRVLGRLNPEAPHDVVLVLDATNGQNALQQIEIFKEVAGVTGLIMTKLDGTARGGVLVAAAEQYGLPIHAIGVGERIDDLRPFDPDLLAKVIAGVGR; encoded by the coding sequence ATGAGCGGCGAGAGCTGGACCGACCGCCTTTTCGGCGGCTTTCGCAAGACATCCGAGCGGCTGACCGAGAACCTTTCGGGCATCGTCACCAAGGCCAGGCTGGACGACGCCCAGCTCGACGCGATTGAGGATGCACTGATCCTTTCCGATCTGGGCCCGCGCGCCGCGGCACGCATCCGCGACAAGCTGGCGAACGAGCGCTTTGATCGCGGGCTGACCGACGAGGCGATCAAGCAGGCCGTCGCCGACGAGATCGCCGCGATCCTGCGCCCAGTGGCCAAGCCGCTAGAAATCGTTGCCTTCCCCCGCCCGCAGGTGATCCTGGTGATCGGGGTCAACGGCAGCGGCAAAACCACGACCATCGCCAAGCTCGCGCACTTGTTCCAGGAGCAGGACTACGGGGTGATGCTGGCGGCCGGCGACACCTTCCGCGCCGCCGCGATCGGCCAGTTGCGGGTCTGGGCAGAGCGGCTGGAAGTGCCCATCATTGCGGGCGCCGAGGGCGGGGATCCCGCGAGCATCGTGTTCGACGCGTTGCGCGAGGCGACCGCCACCGGGATCGACGCGCTGGTCGTCGACACTGCTGGGCGCCTTCAGAACAAGCGCGAACTGATGGAGGAACTGGCCAAGATCCGCCGCGTTCTGGGGAGGCTGAACCCGGAAGCGCCGCACGACGTCGTGCTGGTGCTCGATGCCACCAACGGCCAGAACGCCTTGCAACAGATCGAAATCTTCAAGGAGGTCGCCGGGGTGACCGGACTGATCATGACCAAGCTTGACGGCACCGCGCGGGGCGGCGTCCTCGTCGCCGCGGCCGAGCAATACGGGCTGCCGATCCACGCGATCGGAGTTGGCGAGCGGATCGACGACTTGCGCCCATTCGATCCCGATCTGCTGGCGAAAGTCATCGCCGGGGTCGGTCGATGA
- a CDS encoding inner membrane-spanning protein YciB translates to MTDGRPVETVEQRTVRLALERIEGPPPVPKPPRKSSWLNLVVDYGPLLVFFLAYRHFKPVDDSSGVGEVIAVTKSTVAFMVATIIALVVSKLRLGKVSPMLWLSSVLIIGFGSLTVWLNDPFWIQVKPTIIYLAFAAALFGGLLRGKAMLKYLLQSAFEGLTDLGWRKLSRNWAVWFVVLAIANEVLRRTLSFDGWLQAKLWGVSVASFLFTFAQIPMLMRHGLGADDAVEVETTPPQG, encoded by the coding sequence ATGACGGACGGCCGGCCCGTGGAGACCGTCGAGCAGCGCACCGTGCGGCTGGCCTTGGAGCGGATCGAAGGACCACCGCCGGTGCCAAAGCCGCCGCGCAAATCGTCGTGGCTCAACCTGGTGGTCGATTACGGTCCGTTGCTCGTGTTCTTCCTCGCCTATCGCCATTTCAAGCCGGTCGACGACTCATCCGGAGTAGGCGAAGTGATCGCGGTGACCAAAAGCACCGTCGCGTTCATGGTCGCGACTATCATTGCGCTCGTCGTGTCGAAGCTGCGGTTGGGCAAGGTCTCGCCGATGCTGTGGCTGTCGTCGGTGCTGATCATCGGTTTCGGATCGCTGACCGTATGGCTCAACGATCCGTTCTGGATTCAGGTCAAGCCGACGATCATCTACCTCGCCTTCGCCGCCGCGCTGTTCGGAGGGTTGCTGCGCGGCAAGGCGATGCTCAAGTACCTGCTCCAGTCGGCGTTCGAGGGGCTGACCGATCTCGGCTGGCGCAAACTGTCGCGCAACTGGGCGGTGTGGTTCGTCGTCCTGGCCATCGCCAACGAGGTGTTGCGCCGGACATTGAGCTTCGACGGCTGGCTCCAGGCCAAGTTGTGGGGGGTGAGCGTCGCGTCGTTCCTGTTCACCTTCGCCCAGATTCCAATGCTTATGCGCCACGGACTGGGCGCAGATGACGCCGTCGAAGTGGAAACAACGCCGCCGCAGGGTTGA
- the rimM gene encoding ribosome maturation factor RimM (Essential for efficient processing of 16S rRNA) produces MIPDKPVTLAAIIGAHGVTGEVRLKLFGEGVASLKPHKAFNGGALTILKLKDDGKGGAIARFAGVADRTAAEALRGTALTVPRSALPPLGEGEYYHTDLIGLPAVSTEGEPLGLCVAVENFGAGDVIEIEKADGMRFMVPMTAEAVPEWGDRLLIDAAFAAG; encoded by the coding sequence TTGATCCCGGACAAGCCCGTCACGCTTGCCGCCATCATCGGCGCGCACGGCGTGACGGGCGAAGTCCGGCTCAAGCTGTTCGGCGAGGGCGTAGCGTCTTTGAAGCCGCACAAGGCATTCAACGGCGGTGCGCTGACGATCCTGAAACTCAAGGACGATGGCAAGGGCGGCGCCATCGCCCGCTTCGCTGGAGTGGCCGACCGCACCGCCGCCGAAGCCCTGCGCGGCACCGCACTGACCGTCCCCCGCTCGGCGCTGCCGCCGTTGGGCGAGGGCGAGTACTACCACACCGACCTGATCGGCCTTCCCGCAGTCTCGACCGAGGGCGAGCCGCTCGGGTTGTGCGTCGCGGTCGAGAACTTCGGCGCGGGCGATGTGATCGAAATCGAGAAGGCTGACGGCATGCGCTTCATGGTGCCGATGACCGCCGAGGCCGTGCCGGAATGGGGAGATCGGCTGCTCATCGACGCAGCCTTCGCCGCGGGATGA
- a CDS encoding potassium transporter Kup, which translates to MSDADTATEITEPPSATDHAHGHGHQHGGPLLKMAVGAIGVVFGDIGTSPLYALRDTFAGHHALPLDQLHVFGIISLMFWSMMIIVTLKYVTVIMRADNKGEGGSLALLALINKNVGGKKWTAGIILLGVFATALFYGDSMITPAVSVLGAIEGMAVYEPGLNALVVPMVVGILVFLFFIQSRGTAKVATFFGPIMLLYFGIISVLGGLSILEMPSVIGALNPWHAVEMFIADPFRGFLAMGSAVLAVTGAEALYADMGHFGRAPIRVSWLWFVLPGLTLNYLGQASLLIRDPSSLESPFYFLAPDWFQYPLLIVASLAAVIASQAVISGAFSVTQQAIQLGFIPRMTIKHTSETAAGQIYIPVINWALMIAVILLVLVFQRSSNLTAAYGIAVTGAMMIDNFLLAVVLWQMWKWKPILAVPLLVLFFVIDLGYLSANLTKIPDGGWVPLLMGMAIFTLLTTWARGRTLMRQNMAEGAIPFEVFTKSAHNSAARVPGTAIFMASTSSGVPSALLHNIKHNKVLHERVVVLTVAIQDVPYVDDAERFAIKDLGQGFYRITLRFGFLEETDVPFALSKVSMCGAPFEMMKTSFFLSRQTLIASAKPGMAIWREKLFSWMLRNAASAMEFFRLPTNRVVELGSQIEI; encoded by the coding sequence ATGAGCGACGCCGACACCGCCACGGAAATCACCGAACCGCCGTCGGCGACGGATCACGCCCACGGCCATGGTCATCAGCATGGGGGTCCGCTGCTCAAGATGGCGGTGGGCGCGATCGGCGTGGTCTTCGGCGACATCGGCACCAGCCCGCTCTACGCGCTGCGCGATACCTTCGCCGGGCACCACGCGCTGCCGCTCGACCAGCTTCACGTGTTCGGGATCATCAGCCTGATGTTCTGGTCCATGATGATCATCGTGACACTGAAGTACGTCACCGTGATCATGCGCGCCGACAACAAGGGCGAGGGCGGCAGCCTGGCGCTCCTGGCGCTGATCAACAAGAACGTCGGCGGCAAGAAGTGGACCGCCGGAATTATCCTGCTCGGGGTGTTCGCGACCGCGCTGTTCTATGGCGACAGCATGATCACCCCGGCTGTCTCGGTCCTCGGCGCGATCGAGGGCATGGCGGTCTACGAGCCGGGGCTCAACGCCTTGGTGGTGCCGATGGTCGTCGGAATTCTGGTCTTTCTGTTCTTCATCCAGAGCCGGGGAACGGCCAAGGTCGCGACCTTCTTCGGCCCGATCATGCTCCTCTATTTCGGGATCATCTCGGTCCTTGGGGGGCTGTCGATCCTCGAGATGCCGTCGGTGATCGGCGCGCTAAATCCATGGCACGCGGTCGAAATGTTCATCGCCGACCCGTTCCGCGGGTTCCTGGCGATGGGGTCGGCAGTGCTGGCGGTGACCGGGGCGGAGGCGCTCTATGCCGATATGGGTCATTTCGGCCGCGCCCCGATCCGGGTCTCTTGGCTGTGGTTCGTGCTCCCCGGGCTTACCCTCAACTACCTCGGCCAGGCCTCGCTGCTGATCCGCGATCCGTCGAGCCTGGAGAGTCCCTTCTATTTCCTGGCGCCCGACTGGTTCCAGTATCCGCTGCTGATCGTCGCCAGCCTGGCCGCGGTGATCGCCAGCCAGGCTGTGATCTCGGGCGCGTTTTCTGTCACCCAGCAGGCGATCCAGCTCGGCTTCATTCCCCGCATGACGATCAAACACACCAGCGAGACCGCCGCCGGACAGATCTACATTCCGGTGATCAACTGGGCGCTGATGATCGCGGTGATCCTGCTGGTGCTGGTGTTCCAGCGCTCCTCCAACCTGACCGCGGCCTATGGCATCGCCGTGACCGGGGCGATGATGATCGACAACTTCCTGCTGGCGGTGGTGCTGTGGCAGATGTGGAAGTGGAAGCCGATCCTGGCGGTGCCGCTGCTGGTCTTGTTCTTCGTGATCGATCTTGGCTACCTCTCGGCCAATCTCACCAAGATCCCCGATGGCGGCTGGGTGCCCCTGCTGATGGGAATGGCGATCTTCACCCTGCTGACGACCTGGGCGCGCGGCCGGACGCTGATGCGGCAGAACATGGCCGAGGGTGCGATTCCCTTCGAGGTGTTCACCAAAAGCGCGCACAACAGCGCCGCGCGGGTGCCCGGTACCGCGATCTTCATGGCTTCGACCTCGTCGGGGGTGCCTTCCGCACTGCTTCACAACATCAAGCACAACAAGGTGCTCCACGAACGCGTGGTGGTGTTGACGGTGGCGATCCAGGACGTGCCCTATGTCGACGATGCCGAGCGGTTCGCGATCAAGGACCTGGGCCAGGGCTTCTATCGCATCACCCTGCGCTTCGGCTTTCTCGAGGAGACCGACGTACCGTTCGCACTGAGCAAGGTGTCGATGTGCGGCGCCCCGTTCGAGATGATGAAGACCAGCTTCTTCCTCAGCCGCCAGACGCTGATCGCCTCGGCCAAGCCGGGGATGGCGATCTGGCGCGAGAAGCTGTTCTCGTGGATGCTGCGCAATGCCGCCAGCGCGATGGAGTTCTTCCGCCTGCCCACCAACCGCGTGGTCGAACTCGGCAGCCAGATCGAAATCTGA
- a CDS encoding urate hydroxylase PuuD encodes MAKFFGNLHLVLVTGLVLAIVVIMAFANATGPDAGAIAGYTMHWLHTFFGVLWIGLLYYLNFVQVPTMPQIPAELKAGVTGHIAPRVFFFFRWSAAITVLIGLAMAFHHGYGAQALTFQGAGADKVNMIGLGMWLGLIMAFNVWFIIWPAQKKILGIAEATAEEKAKLAPRALAASRTNLLLSLPMLYCMVSANLYV; translated from the coding sequence ATGGCCAAGTTTTTCGGCAATCTGCATCTGGTTCTGGTCACCGGGCTGGTCCTGGCGATCGTGGTAATCATGGCGTTCGCGAATGCGACCGGACCCGACGCCGGGGCGATCGCCGGCTACACGATGCACTGGCTCCATACCTTTTTCGGAGTGCTGTGGATCGGCTTGCTCTATTATCTCAACTTCGTGCAAGTACCGACCATGCCCCAGATTCCCGCCGAGCTGAAGGCTGGCGTCACCGGGCACATCGCACCCCGGGTGTTCTTTTTCTTCCGCTGGTCCGCCGCGATCACCGTTCTGATCGGTCTCGCGATGGCTTTCCACCATGGCTACGGTGCCCAAGCGTTGACCTTCCAGGGGGCTGGCGCGGACAAGGTCAACATGATCGGCCTCGGCATGTGGCTTGGCCTGATTATGGCGTTCAACGTGTGGTTCATCATCTGGCCCGCGCAGAAGAAGATCTTGGGCATCGCGGAAGCGACCGCCGAGGAAAAGGCAAAGCTCGCGCCGCGCGCGCTTGCCGCCAGCCGCACCAATCTGCTGCTGTCGCTGCCGATGCTCTACTGCATGGTCAGCGCAAACCTCTACGTCTGA